The following are encoded in a window of Salinibacter grassmerensis genomic DNA:
- a CDS encoding Crp/Fnr family transcriptional regulator yields the protein MSLFRPLFRAVTRLYRRVFRRRLDSRTREIAERLRNVPAFNHLSSSALYAMADVTHRRRYRRGESLYYEGDPGLGLYVVESGRVRLVTDRVPEAPHELRAIETGGMIGGLSLLGDFRRLETAETTTETQVLGFFRPDLKNVMRRNPKAGMEITMALARHLAAQHVGLIRRYEEQADARTALRAYAEAAESVGDEVLADV from the coding sequence ATGTCCCTCTTTCGTCCGCTTTTTCGGGCCGTCACGCGACTGTACCGCCGAGTCTTCCGGCGCCGGCTGGATTCCCGCACCCGCGAAATTGCGGAGCGCTTGCGGAACGTGCCGGCCTTCAACCACCTCTCGTCGAGTGCCCTGTACGCCATGGCCGACGTGACACACCGGCGTAGGTATCGCCGCGGGGAGTCGCTGTACTACGAAGGCGATCCCGGGCTCGGGCTGTATGTCGTGGAGTCGGGGCGGGTGCGCCTCGTGACGGACCGGGTGCCGGAGGCGCCCCACGAGCTCCGGGCGATCGAAACGGGCGGGATGATCGGGGGGCTGTCCCTGCTCGGTGACTTCCGGCGGCTCGAAACAGCCGAGACCACCACGGAGACGCAGGTACTGGGCTTCTTTCGGCCCGACCTCAAGAACGTCATGCGCCGCAATCCGAAGGCCGGAATGGAAATCACAATGGCACTGGCCCGGCACCTAGCGGCCCAGCACGTAGGGCTCATCCGACGGTATGAAGAGCAGGCGGACGCCCGGACGGCGCTCCGGGCCTACGCCGAGGCGGCCGAGTCGGTCGGGGACGAGGTGCTGGCCGACGTGTGA
- a CDS encoding ABC transporter ATP-binding protein, which translates to MGPLARLNHFFWRYKYLFVPGLLFTMISAGFQITVPMVVRQVVDSIPRFVRLYTLYGDTPAQAELYAYFFVALVLFALVIIALSGTSGLFMFLMRQTVVVASRHIEYDLRNDLYDHLQRLSSTFYQEYSTGDVITRATDDIEKVRRYIGPAIMYVTRSLVMVLVAASVMFVISPTLTLYALTPLPVLAVAVFFMARMVHHRSDRLQQQYSTLTSRVQEALSGIRVLKAYTREAAEAEAFDDESQEYRARNLNLALVESAWRPSFLLLVGVSTVIVVWMGGQLVAEGTITIGNIAEYIIYINMMTWPVASLGFVITMIQRASASVMRLQKIMDREPDIDDGPQTNPAIQSLEGRITFRDVWYKYEDEDEPALRGVSFDLPADQTLAIVGRTGSGKSTLVRMIPRLLEPDAGTVAVDGYEIDTIPLRTLREHMGYVPQDVFLFSDTVGNNIAFGDLDAGHEEIRAAAAEADLVENVENFADGFDTYVGERGITLSGGQKQRTSIARALIRDPRVLIFDDALSAVDTATERNILRSLRERQGNHTLVIVSHRLSTVQEADLILVMEQGKVVQRGTHEALVGEEGLYADLYEKQLLEEEIEAL; encoded by the coding sequence ATGGGCCCACTTGCCCGCCTCAACCACTTTTTCTGGCGATATAAGTACCTGTTCGTGCCGGGGCTCCTCTTCACAATGATCTCGGCCGGCTTTCAGATCACGGTGCCGATGGTGGTGCGACAGGTCGTAGACAGCATCCCCCGGTTCGTGCGGCTGTACACGCTGTACGGCGACACGCCGGCGCAGGCGGAGCTCTACGCCTACTTCTTTGTCGCCCTGGTGCTGTTCGCGCTCGTGATTATTGCCCTGTCTGGGACGAGCGGCCTCTTCATGTTTCTGATGCGGCAGACCGTCGTGGTCGCGTCTCGCCACATCGAGTACGATCTGCGCAACGACCTCTACGACCACCTGCAGCGGCTGTCTTCCACGTTTTATCAGGAGTACTCGACCGGGGACGTCATCACGCGGGCCACCGACGACATCGAAAAGGTGCGGCGCTACATCGGCCCGGCCATCATGTACGTGACGCGCTCCCTCGTGATGGTGCTGGTGGCGGCGTCGGTCATGTTCGTCATCTCACCCACCCTGACGCTCTACGCACTCACGCCGCTGCCGGTGCTGGCGGTGGCGGTGTTTTTCATGGCCCGCATGGTGCACCACCGCAGCGATCGGCTGCAGCAGCAGTACTCGACGCTGACCAGTCGTGTGCAGGAGGCGCTATCGGGGATTCGGGTGCTGAAGGCCTACACGCGGGAGGCTGCGGAGGCGGAGGCCTTCGACGACGAAAGCCAGGAGTACCGGGCGCGCAACCTGAACCTGGCGCTCGTGGAGTCGGCGTGGCGGCCCTCCTTTCTGCTGCTCGTGGGCGTGTCGACGGTGATCGTGGTGTGGATGGGCGGGCAGCTCGTGGCGGAGGGGACCATCACCATCGGGAATATCGCCGAGTACATCATTTACATCAACATGATGACGTGGCCGGTGGCCTCGCTGGGCTTCGTGATTACGATGATCCAGCGGGCCTCCGCGTCGGTCATGCGGCTGCAGAAGATCATGGACCGGGAGCCGGACATCGACGATGGGCCGCAGACCAATCCGGCGATTCAGAGCCTGGAGGGACGCATTACGTTCCGCGACGTGTGGTACAAGTACGAGGACGAAGACGAGCCGGCCCTGCGGGGGGTAAGCTTCGACCTCCCGGCCGACCAAACCCTCGCCATTGTCGGGCGCACGGGGTCCGGCAAAAGCACCCTCGTCCGCATGATCCCGCGCCTTCTGGAGCCGGACGCCGGCACCGTTGCCGTCGACGGGTACGAGATCGACACCATCCCGCTGCGGACGCTGCGCGAGCACATGGGGTACGTGCCGCAGGATGTGTTTCTGTTTAGCGACACGGTCGGCAACAACATCGCGTTCGGCGACCTCGACGCCGGGCATGAAGAGATCCGGGCGGCGGCCGCGGAGGCGGACCTCGTAGAGAACGTGGAGAACTTTGCGGACGGCTTTGACACGTACGTGGGCGAGCGGGGCATCACACTGTCGGGGGGGCAGAAGCAGCGGACCTCGATCGCCCGAGCCCTCATCCGCGACCCCCGAGTGCTGATCTTCGACGACGCGCTCTCGGCCGTCGACACGGCGACGGAGCGCAACATCCTTCGGTCGTTGCGGGAGCGCCAGGGCAACCACACGCTCGTCATTGTGAGTCACCGTCTCAGCACCGTGCAGGAGGCCGATCTCATTCTCGTGATGGAGCAGGGAAAAGTGGTGCAGCGCGGGACTCACGAGGCGCTCGTGGGCGAGGAGGGCCTCTACGCGGACCTCTATGAGAAGCAGTTGCTGGAGGAGGAAATCGAGGCGCTGTGA
- the rnz gene encoding ribonuclease Z encodes MTTNVIPLGTASAVPTDERHLSALAVERKGQVLLFDCGEGTQYRLREAGLSWARVEAIFVTHLHGDHCYGLPGLLSTMELQQRTDPVTLVLPPGGPAMLRAVPGATPERLSFPVHMVEVDAALDQGAVYETDEVAVKARRLDHREERTTGFRVEERTRPGRFDPEEARALGVPEGPAFGQLQNGSPVTTPDGTTVRPEQVLGPPRPGVVVAYVTDTRPCAGGRALAQEADLLYHDATFADDHAERADQTGHSTARQAATVAREAGANRLLLGHLSARYPDPAPLEQEARSVFSAAEAAEELRRYELDPREKEPGPAGSASES; translated from the coding sequence ATGACGACCAATGTAATCCCCCTCGGAACGGCCTCCGCGGTGCCGACGGATGAGCGTCACCTCTCGGCGCTAGCGGTTGAGCGGAAGGGGCAGGTGTTGCTCTTCGACTGCGGGGAGGGGACGCAGTACCGCCTGCGAGAGGCTGGGCTCAGCTGGGCACGCGTCGAGGCCATCTTTGTGACACACCTGCACGGGGATCACTGCTACGGGCTGCCGGGCCTGCTCTCCACGATGGAACTGCAGCAGCGGACCGATCCGGTGACGCTCGTCCTCCCCCCCGGTGGGCCGGCCATGCTGCGGGCCGTGCCCGGCGCCACGCCGGAGCGCCTGTCGTTTCCGGTACACATGGTCGAGGTGGATGCGGCGCTGGACCAGGGCGCAGTGTACGAGACCGACGAGGTTGCCGTGAAGGCCCGGCGGCTGGACCACCGTGAAGAGCGAACGACGGGCTTCCGTGTGGAGGAGCGAACGCGGCCCGGTCGGTTTGACCCCGAGGAGGCCCGAGCACTGGGCGTGCCGGAGGGGCCGGCGTTCGGGCAGCTGCAGAACGGGAGCCCGGTGACAACCCCGGACGGAACGACGGTGCGTCCGGAGCAGGTGCTGGGCCCGCCGCGCCCGGGTGTCGTGGTGGCCTACGTGACCGACACGCGGCCCTGCGCCGGCGGGCGTGCCCTCGCTCAGGAGGCCGATCTGCTCTACCACGACGCCACCTTTGCGGACGACCACGCAGAGCGGGCCGACCAGACCGGGCACTCGACGGCCCGGCAGGCGGCGACGGTTGCCCGTGAGGCCGGGGCCAACCGGCTGCTTCTGGGACACCTCAGTGCCCGCTACCCGGATCCCGCACCGCTGGAGCAGGAGGCGCGCTCGGTATTCTCCGCGGCCGAGGCGGCTGAGGAGCTGCGCCGCTACGAGTTGGACCCCCGCGAGAAAGAGCCCGGCCCGGCGGGCTCGGCGAGCGAATCGTAA
- a CDS encoding ABC transporter ATP-binding protein — MADDASDDQFEPEDTVDEVNTFDGRLIRRLGQYLTPYAGYIVLALFITLGASFLGPLRPWLVQKGIDNYIVVGDLEGLQYIILYLMLALVGEGILSFGENYLTQWIGQQAIYDLRTTLFRHVEGQSLSYFDRTPVGRVITRTTSDVEALSDALSSGLVSVLGDLFKLVFIAYFMFTLNWMLAVVTLLVMPLMVWVTFWFRRNVRDQYRETRKQMARINSFIQEHVTGMHIVQLFNREAEEEDRFEGINDKHRAAHLHTIFYYAIFWPSIEFISNLALAGVLWFGGFRALGGSALTLGVLVAFIQYARQFFRPIRDLSNQYDTLQKAMAGAERVFSLLDTDESIEASRAPVELDAVEGTIEFENVWFAYEEDDEGTPDWVLEDVSFRVEPGEMAALVGATGAGKSTVMNLLLRFYEIQRGQIRVDGHDIRDLRLRDLREHIGLIPQDVFLFSGSVRRNLTLDDPSIDEEMMRRAAKTVQADQLIERLPDGYDQDVKERGSSLSRGQRQLLAFVRALLYDPDVMVLDEATSSVDTETEALIQQALERVTEGRTTLAIAHRLSTIQDADKILVMHKGELRERGTHQELLAMDGLYRKLYDLQYADQVAPRGDGARTDQRVQT, encoded by the coding sequence TTGGCTGACGACGCGTCCGACGACCAATTTGAACCGGAAGACACTGTCGATGAGGTGAACACCTTCGACGGGCGCCTCATCCGTCGCCTGGGGCAGTACCTGACCCCCTACGCCGGGTACATCGTCCTGGCGCTGTTCATTACACTCGGGGCGTCCTTCCTCGGCCCACTGCGCCCGTGGCTCGTGCAGAAGGGCATCGACAACTACATCGTGGTGGGGGACCTGGAGGGCCTGCAGTACATCATCCTGTACCTGATGCTTGCGCTAGTGGGGGAGGGCATCCTCTCCTTCGGCGAGAACTACCTCACGCAATGGATCGGGCAGCAGGCCATCTACGACCTGCGCACGACGCTCTTCCGGCACGTCGAGGGGCAGTCCCTCTCGTACTTCGACCGGACGCCCGTCGGGCGCGTCATCACCCGGACCACCAGCGACGTGGAGGCCCTCAGCGATGCCCTCTCGTCGGGGCTCGTGTCGGTATTGGGGGACCTGTTCAAGCTCGTCTTCATCGCCTACTTCATGTTCACCCTCAACTGGATGCTGGCGGTGGTCACGCTGCTGGTGATGCCGCTGATGGTGTGGGTGACGTTCTGGTTTCGGCGCAATGTGCGGGATCAGTACCGCGAGACGCGCAAGCAGATGGCCCGGATCAACTCCTTCATCCAGGAGCACGTGACGGGCATGCACATCGTCCAGCTCTTCAACCGGGAGGCGGAAGAGGAAGACCGGTTTGAGGGAATCAACGATAAGCATCGGGCGGCGCACCTCCACACCATCTTCTACTACGCCATCTTCTGGCCGTCCATCGAGTTCATCTCGAACCTGGCACTGGCGGGGGTGCTTTGGTTTGGCGGCTTTCGGGCCCTGGGCGGGTCGGCCCTCACGCTCGGCGTGCTCGTGGCGTTCATCCAGTACGCGCGCCAGTTTTTCCGGCCCATTCGCGACCTGTCCAACCAGTACGACACCCTGCAGAAGGCGATGGCGGGGGCCGAGCGCGTCTTCAGTCTGCTCGACACCGACGAGAGCATCGAGGCGTCCCGTGCGCCGGTTGAGCTCGACGCGGTCGAGGGGACGATCGAGTTCGAGAACGTGTGGTTCGCCTACGAGGAGGACGACGAGGGCACTCCCGACTGGGTGCTCGAGGACGTGTCGTTCCGGGTAGAGCCCGGCGAAATGGCGGCACTGGTGGGGGCCACCGGCGCGGGCAAGTCCACAGTGATGAACCTGCTGCTGCGCTTCTACGAGATCCAGCGTGGCCAAATCCGGGTGGACGGACACGACATTCGTGACCTGCGGCTCCGCGACCTGCGCGAGCACATCGGCCTCATCCCTCAAGATGTGTTTCTGTTCAGCGGGTCGGTGCGGCGCAACCTGACACTCGATGACCCGAGCATCGACGAGGAGATGATGCGACGCGCCGCCAAGACGGTGCAGGCCGATCAGCTCATCGAGCGGCTGCCAGACGGGTACGACCAGGACGTGAAGGAGCGTGGCTCTTCGCTCTCGCGCGGCCAGCGACAGCTGCTGGCGTTCGTGCGGGCGCTCCTGTACGACCCAGATGTGATGGTGCTCGACGAGGCCACCTCCAGCGTCGATACGGAGACGGAGGCCCTCATCCAACAGGCCCTGGAGCGGGTGACGGAGGGACGCACCACGCTCGCCATCGCGCACCGCCTCTCCACCATTCAGGACGCGGACAAGATCCTGGTGATGCACAAGGGCGAACTCCGCGAGCGGGGCACCCACCAGGAGCTGTTGGCGATGGATGGCCTTTACCGAAAGCTGTACGATCTGCAATATGCCGATCAGGTGGCGCCACGAGGGGACGGAGCGCGGACGGATCAGCGTGTACAGACGTAG
- a CDS encoding DUF2064 domain-containing protein, whose product MGQNYAQNRRVATAFYDHARRAVVDSGLPVLEVNGAQQRGHDFGARLANAIADAFAAGYEHVIAVGNDCPTLHEVDWAAVTEQLEAGRPVLGPTSDHDGAYLIGLSRDQFGREAFAALPWTTDTLFSALHRHLAATSGAAPACLAVRDDVNRPVELRALLRRNRAESLVARLRRVLGVTHRTSRPPNRGTTRPVLERRSRAPPYSSS is encoded by the coding sequence GTGGGACAGAACTACGCCCAAAATCGACGGGTGGCCACGGCGTTTTACGACCATGCCCGGCGGGCGGTGGTGGACAGTGGACTGCCCGTGCTGGAGGTCAATGGTGCGCAACAGCGCGGGCATGATTTCGGCGCGCGGCTCGCCAACGCCATCGCCGACGCGTTTGCGGCGGGGTACGAGCACGTCATCGCCGTGGGGAACGACTGTCCGACCCTGCATGAGGTTGACTGGGCCGCGGTCACCGAGCAGTTGGAAGCGGGGCGACCGGTGCTCGGGCCTACGTCGGACCACGACGGGGCCTACCTGATCGGGCTGTCCCGCGATCAGTTTGGGCGCGAGGCGTTTGCGGCGCTCCCCTGGACCACCGATACTCTGTTTTCGGCCCTGCACCGTCACCTTGCGGCCACGTCCGGGGCCGCGCCGGCCTGTCTTGCCGTGCGCGACGATGTAAACCGCCCCGTGGAGCTTCGCGCGCTGCTACGCCGGAACCGCGCTGAAAGCCTTGTGGCGCGTCTTCGTCGGGTGCTCGGAGTGACCCATCGCACCTCTCGTCCCCCGAATCGAGGCACGACGCGTCCGGTCTTGGAGCGTCGGTCCCGGGCACCTCCCTACAGTTCGTCCTGA
- a CDS encoding TonB-dependent receptor, which translates to MTLRNTPTLSPQVRSALWTACLFLLLAGLTAPKSHGQAALEVHAFDVGANESVSGAAVHLVNEGIGFEATRRTDDQGTTQWGGLSTAGTYSVFIEENDQFYEARVSGIELRANATRSVTLVLRPVAEYALDEVVVEGGRSVAEVNRVNGEVSSSLDAAALEDLPVEGRNFTQSLYRLPNVTPSTGFFAEAPNVSINGANGLYTNYLIDGMDNNEQFLGGPQFDVPTGVVKDVTVLTSTYSAEYGRTGNGIFNVTTKSGSNEYEGEAFYLTRPGQPLDGEFGEDTPTQRDLSGNTVKSGFQRQQGGFALGGPIVADQTFFHVSLEHTTDFKDNLLDAPGVRETIDGRNQLTYASARVDHRWNDQWRSTARLNANRVHLDNQGGRLTGGVRFASAANTEERDGVHAALQNTYTGDQLVYESNFQYSWFNWDAGNPSNPNSPRVTVQDTSGLTIAALGHPGFQFDSVENTFQTQQKLTYQLGSHTLRAGLDVLTSGHRLAGGGNPNGNYAVRLDSAQTEAFADARLSPSLTPSELPGALGVNRQALNVTSYTVEQRPSTFGRRQNLIGVYVEDQFTPLPNLTVTTGLRYDYDSLTEGGGGADEADYNNLAPRLSFNYALDERTTLRGGYGIFYDKIVYAVTSDALESNSNDPAFQNEVRTLVEEGILPGDTDIDEVTFNGTRSAQRDSAGYLQRPSDVTPLGGGRRILNPNGYENPQTHQFSLGVQRQFGNEWLAYVDLIHTRSYDLFRIRELNAPEAYDISATELAAARQDPNRDPADLVRSPAAADATRPIPSGRSITMTETEGEARYWAANFNLVKDRGDDWYSGRLSYTLSRLRNNTDDINFRAETGNQYEAEWGPSVNDRRHVISAIGTAYPTDRLRVTLASLIQSGQPVNWVPDASIFGTRDLNGDGREYGAQYVGNSDRWPGAERNSGRLPWSYRLDLSAQYAWPVADGRVVARADVFNVLNTKNLSGYANNATQSNQIQVGPPGSDIEEKNAGPPRQFQFGLRYEF; encoded by the coding sequence ATGACTCTACGCAATACCCCCACGCTGTCTCCGCAAGTCCGAAGTGCGTTGTGGACCGCGTGTCTGTTTCTTCTGCTTGCCGGCCTCACTGCGCCGAAATCCCACGGCCAGGCGGCCCTGGAGGTGCACGCGTTCGACGTTGGCGCAAACGAGTCGGTGTCCGGCGCGGCTGTTCACCTCGTGAATGAGGGCATCGGCTTTGAGGCGACCCGCCGAACCGACGACCAGGGCACCACGCAATGGGGCGGACTCTCCACGGCGGGGACCTATTCGGTGTTCATCGAAGAAAACGATCAGTTTTATGAGGCGCGCGTGTCCGGCATCGAGCTGCGGGCGAACGCGACCCGGAGCGTGACCCTTGTCCTTCGGCCCGTGGCCGAGTACGCGCTCGACGAGGTCGTGGTGGAAGGGGGACGGAGTGTGGCGGAGGTGAACCGGGTGAACGGAGAAGTGTCGTCGAGCCTCGACGCCGCGGCGCTAGAGGACCTGCCGGTGGAGGGTCGCAACTTCACGCAGAGCCTCTACCGCCTGCCCAATGTGACCCCGTCGACGGGCTTCTTTGCCGAGGCGCCCAACGTGAGCATTAACGGCGCCAACGGCCTCTACACGAACTACCTCATCGACGGCATGGACAACAACGAGCAGTTCCTAGGCGGCCCGCAGTTCGACGTGCCGACGGGCGTGGTAAAGGACGTGACGGTGCTTACCAGTACGTACTCCGCCGAGTACGGGCGTACCGGAAACGGCATCTTCAATGTCACCACGAAGTCTGGGAGCAACGAGTACGAGGGGGAGGCCTTTTACCTCACCCGTCCCGGCCAGCCGCTCGACGGGGAGTTCGGCGAGGACACCCCGACGCAACGCGACCTGTCGGGCAACACGGTTAAGAGTGGCTTCCAGCGTCAGCAGGGCGGCTTTGCCCTCGGCGGTCCGATCGTGGCGGATCAGACCTTCTTCCATGTAAGTCTGGAGCATACGACCGACTTCAAAGACAACCTGCTGGACGCGCCGGGGGTGCGGGAGACCATCGACGGCCGGAACCAACTCACGTACGCCTCGGCCCGGGTGGACCACCGCTGGAATGACCAGTGGCGCTCCACGGCACGGCTGAACGCCAACCGGGTTCATCTCGACAACCAGGGCGGTCGGCTCACCGGCGGCGTCAGGTTCGCCAGCGCGGCCAACACGGAGGAGCGCGACGGGGTCCACGCGGCCCTCCAAAACACGTACACCGGCGATCAACTCGTGTACGAGAGCAACTTCCAGTACAGCTGGTTCAATTGGGACGCCGGAAACCCGAGCAACCCGAACAGCCCGCGGGTGACGGTGCAGGATACGAGCGGTCTTACCATCGCCGCCCTCGGCCACCCGGGCTTCCAGTTCGATAGCGTGGAAAACACGTTTCAGACGCAGCAGAAGCTCACGTATCAACTCGGCAGTCATACCCTGAGGGCCGGGCTCGATGTTCTTACGTCCGGCCACCGCCTGGCGGGAGGCGGAAATCCGAACGGAAACTATGCTGTACGGCTCGACTCTGCGCAGACGGAAGCCTTCGCCGACGCGCGCCTTTCCCCCTCGCTGACGCCCTCGGAGCTGCCGGGTGCGCTCGGGGTAAATCGGCAGGCGCTCAATGTCACCAGTTACACTGTGGAGCAGCGGCCCTCTACGTTCGGGCGGCGGCAAAACCTGATTGGGGTGTACGTGGAGGATCAGTTCACGCCGCTGCCCAACCTGACAGTGACGACGGGCCTGCGGTACGACTACGACAGCCTCACAGAGGGGGGCGGTGGGGCCGATGAGGCCGACTACAACAACCTCGCCCCACGCCTCAGCTTCAACTACGCACTCGACGAGCGCACAACCCTACGCGGCGGCTACGGCATCTTCTACGATAAGATTGTCTACGCCGTTACCAGCGACGCGCTGGAGAGCAATTCGAATGACCCGGCGTTCCAAAATGAAGTCCGCACGCTCGTCGAAGAGGGCATTCTACCGGGCGACACCGACATCGATGAGGTCACCTTCAACGGCACACGGTCGGCACAGCGCGACAGTGCCGGGTATCTTCAACGCCCGTCCGACGTGACGCCCCTGGGAGGTGGGCGACGCATCCTCAACCCCAACGGCTATGAGAATCCCCAGACGCACCAATTCTCGCTCGGCGTTCAGCGGCAGTTTGGGAACGAGTGGCTCGCGTACGTCGACCTCATCCACACCCGTTCCTACGACCTCTTCCGGATCCGAGAGCTCAACGCCCCGGAAGCGTACGACATCTCCGCGACGGAGCTGGCGGCGGCCCGCCAGGACCCGAACCGCGATCCGGCGGACCTCGTGCGGTCCCCCGCGGCGGCCGACGCGACGCGGCCCATCCCCAGCGGGCGGAGCATCACCATGACGGAGACCGAAGGAGAAGCCCGCTACTGGGCCGCCAATTTCAATCTGGTCAAGGATCGGGGGGACGACTGGTACTCGGGTCGCCTCAGCTACACGCTCTCCCGCCTCCGCAACAACACCGACGACATTAACTTCCGGGCGGAGACGGGAAACCAGTACGAGGCGGAGTGGGGGCCCTCGGTGAACGACCGCCGGCACGTGATCAGTGCCATCGGCACGGCGTACCCGACGGATCGGCTCCGTGTGACGCTGGCGAGCCTCATTCAAAGCGGCCAGCCCGTCAACTGGGTGCCGGACGCCTCGATTTTCGGTACACGCGACCTGAATGGGGACGGGCGCGAGTACGGGGCGCAGTACGTGGGCAACAGCGACCGCTGGCCCGGGGCGGAGCGCAACAGCGGCCGCCTGCCGTGGTCCTACCGATTGGATCTGAGCGCGCAGTACGCCTGGCCGGTGGCCGATGGGCGGGTAGTGGCCCGCGCCGACGTGTTCAACGTGCTCAACACGAAGAACCTGAGCGGCTACGCCAACAATGCCACGCAGAGCAATCAGATTCAGGTGGGGCCGCCGGGGTCGGACATCGAGGAGAAAAATGCCGGACCGCCCCGCCAATTCCAGTTCGGCCTACGGTACGAGTTTTAG
- a CDS encoding 5'-methylthioadenosine phosphorylase has translation MSAVAAILGSAFADSFPEELDLEPETVATEWGTQTLHRVGGLDRPAYVLFRHGLPHRLLPNQINYRAQAAALQTVGCGALLVTSSVGVLDPDVPLYRPLLVDDLLMPDNRLPDGSACTMFTEPSEAHGHLVLDDGLFATRLSAQVQDLAEGAKVPIGEAVTFAYVQGPRSKTAAENRMWPRMGAQVNSMTLGPEIVLANELEIPCAGLVVGHKYSIPDRDPPEDGALTSTLDRSREEQERIVTAFLRRAESVAFPNTIYRFGTDE, from the coding sequence ATGTCTGCTGTGGCCGCCATTCTTGGGAGTGCCTTCGCCGACTCCTTCCCAGAAGAGCTTGACCTGGAGCCGGAGACGGTGGCAACAGAGTGGGGGACGCAAACGCTTCATCGGGTCGGCGGCCTTGACCGACCGGCCTACGTGCTGTTTCGGCACGGCCTGCCGCACCGGCTGCTGCCCAACCAGATCAACTATCGCGCCCAGGCCGCGGCGCTCCAGACGGTAGGGTGCGGGGCGCTGCTCGTGACGAGCTCGGTCGGCGTGCTGGACCCTGACGTGCCACTCTACCGGCCGTTGCTGGTGGACGATCTGCTCATGCCCGACAATCGCCTGCCGGACGGAAGTGCCTGCACCATGTTCACGGAGCCGTCGGAGGCCCACGGGCACCTCGTCCTCGACGACGGCCTCTTCGCGACGCGGCTCTCCGCGCAGGTGCAGGACCTGGCCGAAGGGGCAAAAGTGCCGATCGGGGAGGCGGTTACGTTCGCCTACGTGCAGGGGCCCCGCTCCAAGACCGCGGCGGAGAACCGCATGTGGCCCCGGATGGGGGCGCAGGTCAATTCCATGACGCTGGGGCCGGAAATCGTCCTGGCCAATGAACTGGAGATTCCGTGTGCTGGGCTGGTGGTGGGGCACAAGTACTCGATCCCCGATCGCGACCCGCCAGAGGATGGCGCCCTCACCTCCACCCTGGATCGCTCCCGTGAAGAGCAGGAACGCATCGTCACGGCCTTTCTACGCCGGGCCGAGTCCGTCGCTTTCCCGAACACCATCTACCGCTTCGGCACCGATGAGTGA
- a CDS encoding phosphotransferase family protein, producing the protein MSETDAAPRLHTAEGARAYVQDRLGHFEAAGTPTRLPEGNLNVVWRVPGTERSLIVKYAPPYIAANPETPLDPSRLLVEARCLRALGRGGHLHQSMEGTVRAPELRDQNSEIPVLIMEDIGPVPSFGRWLQETEAQDLTATAAAQGRRLGEFLGRLHAATYDDDHCADVFDNRPMQETRHAVQYQGVADMLREAGVHDADALGTRAAAVGRSLLEPGRCLTMGDLWPPSVLIASSNHLRIIDWELAHYGRPLQDVAHWCAHLWMQVQRAPSEAVARAVAGHRDAFLEAYENALGDTKEALWDPAERRDAAIHVGAEILVRAVGPFQDGYVYAGLGAEHPAVQTAVATAAEHIRAPDTAGVLER; encoded by the coding sequence ATGAGTGAGACTGACGCCGCTCCTCGCCTACATACCGCCGAGGGGGCCCGGGCCTACGTACAAGACCGGCTGGGCCATTTTGAGGCTGCGGGAACGCCCACGCGCCTGCCGGAGGGCAACTTGAACGTCGTGTGGCGCGTGCCGGGCACGGAGCGCTCCCTGATCGTCAAATACGCGCCGCCGTACATTGCGGCCAATCCGGAGACGCCGCTCGACCCGTCCCGGCTGCTGGTGGAGGCCCGGTGCCTGCGTGCGCTGGGGCGGGGCGGGCACCTGCACCAGTCTATGGAGGGGACGGTGCGTGCCCCTGAGCTGCGCGACCAAAACTCCGAGATCCCTGTCCTCATCATGGAGGACATCGGCCCTGTGCCGTCGTTTGGGCGGTGGCTCCAAGAGACGGAAGCCCAAGACCTCACGGCGACGGCCGCGGCGCAGGGACGGCGGCTGGGGGAGTTTTTGGGCCGCCTTCACGCAGCGACGTACGACGACGACCACTGTGCGGACGTGTTCGACAACCGGCCCATGCAGGAAACCCGCCACGCCGTGCAGTACCAGGGAGTGGCCGACATGCTACGGGAGGCGGGCGTCCATGACGCGGACGCGCTCGGCACACGTGCCGCGGCGGTGGGCCGGAGCCTGCTGGAGCCGGGCCGCTGCCTCACGATGGGCGACCTCTGGCCGCCCTCCGTGTTGATTGCGTCCAGCAACCACCTGCGGATTATTGACTGGGAACTGGCCCACTACGGGCGCCCGCTCCAGGACGTGGCGCATTGGTGTGCGCACCTGTGGATGCAGGTCCAGCGCGCCCCGTCTGAGGCCGTCGCCCGGGCCGTTGCGGGTCACCGTGACGCATTCCTGGAGGCCTACGAGAACGCCCTGGGCGATACGAAAGAGGCTCTTTGGGACCCGGCAGAGCGGCGCGACGCTGCGATTCACGTCGGGGCCGAAATCCTCGTCCGGGCCGTGGGGCCGTTTCAGGACGGCTACGTCTACGCCGGCCTCGGCGCCGAGCACCCGGCGGTACAGACCGCAGTGGCGACGGCGGCGGAGCACATCCGGGCCCCGGACACCGCTGGCGTGCTTGAGCGGTAG